A stretch of the Campylobacter sp. 19-13652 genome encodes the following:
- a CDS encoding ABC transporter permease/substrate-binding protein produces the protein MIKFLHYLGVNLSNLCYPSGMFKEIYELFISRGEFFACLIIQHLFLSLLSIIIASILGLVLAVLAFGVSRLRPYILGFASLIYVVPSISLLGLLIPFSGVGDTTALIALSLYALLPMIRTTYTAISSTEKSLIEAATALGASWANTLFLVRLPLGLVQIISAIKTMSVMTISLAGIAAFIGAGGLGVAIYRGISTNNQALIIAGSLLIALLALFFEGFVGLLGWLIRTKRQTLAFVLAFVVSVSVLGAKLYEPKDRGIVIASKPMSEQFIIANAIALLIEQDLGERVSLVLGVGGGTSNIQPAMLSGEFDIYPEYTGTAWSAVLGKKEPYKDDKFNELLSEYANKFDFSLLAPLGFNNTFSLAIRQDVANKYRLKTFSDLARVSPLLSLGAEPDFYERDDGYRGLKWAYGMRFRAKKEIDIGLKYSAIIAGKIDAINTFSTDARLASDSLVRLRDDLGFYPSYKAILIVRNETLKRYKGLENSLKKLENLIDDKTMSALNAKVELDGQSPKDVAAEFLRQKGLLDD, from the coding sequence TTGATAAAATTTTTGCATTATTTGGGGGTAAATTTATCAAATTTATGCTACCCTAGTGGGATGTTTAAAGAAATTTATGAGCTTTTTATAAGCCGCGGTGAGTTTTTTGCTTGCCTTATTATCCAGCATCTATTTTTATCGCTGCTTAGTATTATTATCGCCTCTATTTTGGGGCTTGTTTTAGCAGTGCTTGCCTTTGGTGTGTCTAGACTGCGCCCTTATATTTTAGGCTTTGCTAGCCTTATTTATGTAGTGCCATCAATCTCGCTTTTAGGACTTTTAATACCATTTAGCGGAGTTGGGGACACGACCGCTTTAATAGCCCTTAGCCTATATGCACTCCTGCCTATGATACGCACGACATATACGGCAATATCTAGCACCGAAAAAAGCCTAATCGAAGCCGCTACCGCACTTGGGGCTAGCTGGGCGAATACGCTATTTTTAGTTAGGCTTCCGCTTGGGCTAGTTCAGATAATATCAGCCATTAAAACTATGAGCGTGATGACTATCTCGCTAGCTGGCATTGCCGCATTTATCGGCGCTGGTGGGCTTGGCGTGGCGATATATCGTGGCATTAGCACAAACAATCAAGCCCTAATCATCGCAGGTAGCCTGCTAATAGCTCTGCTTGCACTGTTTTTTGAGGGTTTTGTGGGCTTGCTTGGCTGGCTTATCCGCACAAAAAGGCAGACTTTGGCGTTTGTGCTTGCTTTTGTCGTATCTGTGTCTGTTTTGGGCGCAAAACTATACGAGCCAAAAGATAGGGGCATAGTCATAGCAAGCAAGCCTATGAGTGAGCAGTTTATCATAGCAAACGCCATTGCGCTACTTATCGAACAAGACCTTGGCGAGAGAGTAAGCCTAGTGCTTGGTGTGGGTGGAGGCACGTCAAATATCCAGCCAGCTATGCTAAGCGGGGAGTTTGACATCTATCCCGAATACACGGGTACGGCGTGGTCGGCTGTACTGGGTAAAAAAGAGCCTTATAAGGATGATAAATTTAACGAGCTTTTAAGTGAGTATGCTAATAAATTTGACTTTTCTTTGTTGGCTCCGCTTGGCTTTAATAATACCTTTTCGCTTGCTATTAGACAAGATGTAGCAAACAAATATAGGCTTAAGACTTTTAGTGATTTGGCTAGGGTTTCTCCACTTTTAAGTCTGGGTGCAGAGCCTGATTTTTACGAGAGGGATGACGGATATAGGGGGCTTAAGTGGGCTTATGGTATGCGCTTTAGAGCCAAGAAAGAGATCGATATAGGGCTAAAGTATAGTGCCATAATTGCTGGTAAAATAGATGCTATAAATACTTTTAGTACCGACGCTAGGCTTGCAAGTGATAGTCTCGTGCGATTAAGGGATGATTTGGGTTTTTATCCTTCTTATAAGGCTATTTTGATTGTTAGAAACGAAACGCTTAAAAGGTACAAAGGATTAGAAAATAGCCTTAAGAAGCTAGAAAATTTAATTGATGATAAAACAATGAGTGCGCTAAATGCCAAAGTCGAACTAGATGGGCAGAGTCCAAAAGATGTGGCGGCGGAGTTTTTAAGGCAAAAGGGGCTGCTTGATGATTGA
- a CDS encoding ATP-binding cassette domain-containing protein: MIEITQIYKSYEKAVLKNVSLSVKKGDFVALLGRSGSGKSTLLKMINALVYPDGGEIRVFGKNLSDLSGRELMFLRRKIGYVMQDAGLFPHLKVGENIAFVSKLTRVQHAKQKVRKLSCMLGIEALLDRYPDELSGGQRQRVGIARALFNEPEILLFDEPFSALDSVLKRELQSEIKGLASHKACVFVTHDVSEAMFLANRIVVLEKGEIVFDDSADKIALSEDKFIRGLFRDHSRRD; the protein is encoded by the coding sequence ATGATTGAGATAACCCAAATTTATAAAAGCTATGAAAAAGCGGTGCTAAAAAACGTAAGCCTAAGCGTGAAAAAGGGCGATTTTGTCGCTCTTTTGGGACGTTCAGGAAGTGGCAAAAGTACGCTTTTAAAGATGATAAATGCTCTTGTTTATCCAGACGGCGGCGAGATTAGGGTGTTTGGTAAAAATTTAAGCGATTTAAGCGGACGTGAGTTAATGTTTTTAAGGCGTAAAATAGGCTATGTTATGCAAGATGCTGGGCTTTTTCCACACTTAAAAGTGGGTGAGAATATAGCTTTTGTTTCAAAGCTTACAAGGGTACAACATGCAAAGCAAAAGGTGCGCAAGCTATCTTGTATGCTTGGCATCGAGGCTTTGCTAGATAGATACCCAGATGAGTTAAGCGGCGGGCAGCGCCAAAGGGTCGGCATTGCTAGGGCTTTGTTTAACGAGCCTGAGATTTTGCTATTTGATGAGCCTTTTTCGGCGCTTGATAGCGTGCTAAAGCGTGAGTTGCAAAGCGAGATAAAAGGACTTGCAAGTCACAAGGCTTGCGTGTTTGTAACGCACGATGTAAGCGAGGCTATGTTTTTGGCTAACCGTATCGTGGTGCTTGAAAAGGGAGAGATAGTTTTTGACGATAGCGCCGATAAAATCGCACTTAGTGAGGATAAATTTATCCGAGGGCTTTTTAGGGATCATTCAAGGCGTGATTAA
- the obgE gene encoding GTPase ObgE — translation MFIDSVSFRVSSGHGGAGAVSFRREKHVIMGGPDGGDGGDGGDVYFLVDNNTHTLAAYKGKRHLKAQNGEAGMPKRMTGKKGESLTLVVPPGTAVYDADSGELLADLTQQGQRVLFLKGGKGGLGNTHFKTSVNQAPQHAQPGLPEESVNVRLELKLIADVGLVGFPNVGKSTLISTISNAKPQIANYEFTTLTPKLGLVEVDEYSGFIMADIPGIIEGASDGRGLGIQFLKHIERTKVLLYMIDLANYRELGEQYATLKSEVQKFSPLLATRRYAIALTRADACDDMGKVAEFIAGLGLGDGGEYLQDIYEYDESLPFFVLPISSATGENISRLKFELLKLVKDEQ, via the coding sequence ATGTTTATAGATAGCGTGAGTTTTAGGGTCTCATCAGGGCACGGCGGTGCTGGTGCGGTGAGCTTTCGGCGTGAGAAGCACGTCATAATGGGCGGACCAGACGGCGGTGACGGCGGTGACGGCGGTGATGTGTATTTTTTAGTGGATAATAACACCCACACCCTAGCCGCATACAAGGGCAAACGCCACCTAAAGGCTCAGAATGGCGAAGCTGGTATGCCAAAGCGAATGACTGGTAAAAAGGGCGAGAGCCTAACGCTCGTCGTCCCACCTGGTACGGCTGTGTATGACGCTGATAGCGGCGAGCTTTTGGCGGATTTGACCCAGCAGGGGCAAAGAGTGCTATTTTTAAAAGGTGGCAAGGGTGGGCTAGGCAACACCCACTTTAAAACTTCGGTTAATCAAGCCCCCCAGCACGCTCAGCCAGGCCTGCCTGAGGAGAGCGTAAATGTCAGGCTTGAATTAAAGCTAATTGCTGATGTGGGGCTTGTGGGCTTTCCAAATGTGGGCAAAAGCACGCTCATTTCGACTATTTCAAATGCCAAGCCGCAGATTGCAAATTATGAATTTACCACGCTCACGCCAAAGCTGGGGCTTGTCGAAGTCGATGAGTATAGTGGCTTTATTATGGCGGACATTCCTGGTATTATCGAGGGTGCGAGCGACGGCAGGGGGCTTGGAATTCAGTTTTTAAAGCATATCGAACGCACTAAAGTGCTGCTTTATATGATAGATTTGGCTAATTACAGAGAGCTGGGTGAGCAGTATGCGACGCTAAAAAGCGAAGTGCAGAAATTTTCACCCCTGCTTGCCACTCGTCGCTACGCCATAGCCCTTACTAGGGCTGATGCCTGCGATGATATGGGCAAGGTGGCGGAGTTTATCGCTGGCTTGGGGCTTGGCGATGGTGGTGAGTATTTGCAGGATATTTATGAGTATGATGAGAGCTTGCCGTTTTTTGTGCTGCCTATCTCATCGGCGACTGGCGAGAATATTTCTAGGCTTAAATTTGAGCTTTTAAAGCTGGTTAAGGACGAGCAGTGA
- the rpmA gene encoding 50S ribosomal protein L27 yields MAHKKGQGSTQNNRDSIGRRLGVKKFGGEFVRAGNIIIRQRGTATHAGNGVGMGKDHTIFALIDGYVKFERKDKNRKKVSVYPA; encoded by the coding sequence ATGGCACACAAGAAAGGTCAAGGTTCAACCCAGAATAACCGAGATTCTATCGGACGACGCTTAGGCGTTAAGAAATTTGGTGGCGAGTTCGTAAGAGCTGGTAATATCATAATCCGCCAGCGTGGCACTGCTACTCACGCAGGAAACGGCGTGGGAATGGGAAAAGATCACACTATCTTTGCTCTTATTGACGGCTACGTGAAATTTGAAAGAAAAGACAAAAACCGCAAGAAAGTTTCTGTCTATCCAGCGTAA
- the rplU gene encoding 50S ribosomal protein L21, giving the protein MSKYAIIKHSGKQYKVSEGEFLKLDRFEAEPKSQVEVTEVLALGGDETKVGAPFVSGAKVVLEVVNLGKDKKIVIYKKRRRKDSKLKRGFRRQFTRVKVVSIQG; this is encoded by the coding sequence ATGTCAAAATATGCTATTATCAAGCATTCTGGCAAGCAGTATAAAGTGAGCGAGGGCGAGTTTTTAAAGCTTGACCGCTTTGAAGCTGAGCCAAAATCACAAGTCGAAGTTACCGAAGTGCTAGCACTTGGTGGCGATGAAACAAAGGTAGGTGCGCCGTTTGTAAGTGGTGCAAAAGTCGTCTTAGAAGTAGTAAATCTAGGTAAAGATAAAAAAATCGTTATCTACAAAAAGCGAAGAAGAAAAGACTCAAAGCTTAAGCGAGGCTTTAGAAGACAATTCACTCGCGTAAAAGTCGTAAGCATACAAGGTTAA